The Oncorhynchus kisutch isolate 150728-3 linkage group LG20, Okis_V2, whole genome shotgun sequence genome has a segment encoding these proteins:
- the LOC116355490 gene encoding DAN domain family member 5-like has translation MTFFINFVFLSTFSAVALSLPFPHNSIKSVPKNGASRDFESSGNGPVDEQEPIRGTVKVVKLNPNNLGLSGLFRRGGIFPRGAPGPRMPFPAFLSTGRPGPPALPDKAAAVPLHPLSHLHHDSQGNGGVGMKKRQGFEMWQRAMDKSDHSKTMSMSLPLSLKDSANRQSCAAVPFTQRITSDGCDAVTVHNKLCFGQCSSLFIPSGWESARLTGAGGHRRAPCSRCAPSKAHTVTVPLRCGVEVREKRVMVVEECKCETGREEGNIEAVASMHL, from the exons ATGACTTTCTTCATCAACTTTGTGTTTTTGTCCACATTTTCTGCCGTGGCGTTGTCTCTTCCATTCCCTCACAACTCCATCAAGAGCGTTCCTAAGAATGGCGCGAGCCGGGACTTTGAATCATCCGGTAACGGTCCAGTCGACGAACAGGAGCCTATTCGGGGAACGGTCAAAGTAGTCAAACTCAACCCCAATAACCTGGGTCTGTCGGGTCTTTTTAGACGAGGCGGGATTTTCCCCCGAGGTGCGCCCGGTCCGAGGATGCCTTTCCCTGCCTTCTTGTCCACGGGTCGCCCTGGCCCTCCTGCGCTCCCTGACAAAGCAGCTGCGGTGCCTCTGCATCCACTGTCACATCTACACCACGACAGTCAGGGCAATGGCGGGGTGGGAATGAAGAAGAGGCAAGGATTTGAGATGTGGCAGAGGGCCATGGATAAGAGCGACCACAGTAAGACCATGTCCATGTCGCTGCCCCTTAGTCTCAAAGACTCTGCCAACAGACAGAGCTGCGCCGCGGTGCCTTTTACTCAG CGGATAACGTCCGATGGCTGCGACGCGGTGACAGTCCACAACAAACTGTGCTTCGGTCAATGCAGTTCGCTGTTCATTCCCTCTGGTTGGGAGTCTGCCAGGCTGACGGGTGCAGGGGGACACCGCCGTGCGCCCTGTTCCCGCTGCGCTCCATCCAAGGCTCACACGGTGACGGTGCCTCTGCGCTGTGGGGTGGAGGTGCGGGAGAAGCGCGTGATGGTGGTGGAAGAATGCAAATGTGAGACTGGTCGTGAGGAGGGGAATATCGAGGCTGTGGCCTCCATGCACTTGTAA
- the LOC109887946 gene encoding tetraspanin-16, giving the protein MLTCMYGFRRLNQPVHDITAQSAMSRLHHLYGLLRYLMMLLSSIIFVSGLVLFGLGVWIRYGAATFVQVMGSFSAQLVTISYVCMCLGAILSLLGFIGCYGAWSENRCLILLYFFIVSMMFTAEVTGVIFILVYKDLVEVTIRGASKDSLRMSYMGPTAADPISTAWNTIMVHYKCCGFDNSTDDFKNSVFSANTGLLYPKTCCVDLTSTACDGLDTTQGLIHPKSCITKLINVIRDQSVIFGSTASGICVMELASMMVSVVLFVRLGNTYY; this is encoded by the exons ATGTTAACCTGTATGTATGGTTTCCGTAGATTGAACCAACCGGTTCATGACATTACAGCGCAGTCAGCCATGTCCAGACTACATCACCTGTATGGCCTGTTGAGGTACCTGATGATGTTACTCAGTAGCATCATATTT GTGAGTGGCCTTGTGCTGTTTGGCCTAGGCGTGTGGATTAGGTACGGGGCGGCCACCTTCGTCCAGGTGATGGGCTCTTTCTCGGCACAGCTGGTGACCATCAgctatgtgtgtatgtgcctgGGGGCCATCCTGTCTCTGCTGGGGTTCATTGGCTGCTACGGGGCCTGGAGCGAGAACCGCTGCCTCATCTTGCTG TATTTCTTCATCGTGTCCATGATGTTTACAGCTGAGGTTACTGGGGTTATTTTCATCTTGGTGTACAAAGATCTG GTGGAGGTTACGATTCGTGGAGCCAGTAAGGACTCTTTACGGATGTCCTATATGGGACCAACGGCTGCAGACCCCATATCAACAGCCTGGAACACCATCATGGTCCAT TACAAGTGCTGTGGCTTTGACAACTCCACGGATGACTTCAAGAACTCCGTGTTCAGTGCTAACACTGGCCTGTTGTACCCCAAGACGTGCTGTGTTGACCTGACGAGCACCGCCTGCGACGGCCTCGACACCACCCAGGGCCTGATACACCCAAAG AGCTGCATTACCAAACTGATCAATGTGATCCGGGACCAGAGTGTCATCTTTGGCTCCACTGCTTCTGGGATCTGTGTCATGGAG tTGGCGTCCATGATGGTGTCAGTAGTGTTGTTCGTCAGACTAGGCAACACCTATTATTAG